The following are encoded in a window of Clarias gariepinus isolate MV-2021 ecotype Netherlands chromosome 8, CGAR_prim_01v2, whole genome shotgun sequence genomic DNA:
- the eif4eb gene encoding eukaryotic translation initiation factor 4eb, with product MATAEPEVILNSPKSEEENSEETSQEIVSPECYIKHPLQNRWSLWFFKNDKSKTWQANLRLISKFDTVEDFWALYNHIQMCSNLMSGCDYSLFKDGIEPMWEDERNKKGGRWLITLNKQQRKHDLDRFWLETMLCLIGEAFDDYSDDVCGAVVNIRTKGDKIAVWTTDYENREAITHIGRVYKERLGIPMKMTIGYQSHADTATKSGSTTKNKFVV from the exons ATGGCGACTGCGGAGCCG GAAGTAATATTGAATTCACCCAAGAGTGAAGAGGAGAACTCAGAAGAGACAAGCCAGGAGATTGTCAGCCCTGAGTGTTATATCAAACATCCACTACAAAACAG ATGGTCTTTATGGTTCTTTAAAAATGACAAGAGTAAAACATGGCAAGCCAACTTGCGGCTGATTTCCAAATTTGACACTGTAGAGGATTTTTGGGC GCTTTATAACCATATTCAGATGTGCAGTAATTTGATGTCTGGTTGTGATTATTCGCTGTTCAAG GACGGCATTGAGCCAATGTGGGAGGATGAGAGAAATAAGAAAGGTGGGCGCTGGCTTATTACCCTCAACAAACAACAAAGGAAACACGATTTGGACCGTTTTTGGCTGGAAACG ATGCTTTGCCTCATAGGAGAAGCTTTTGATGACTACAGTGATGATGTGTGCGGTGCTGTAGTCAACATCCGAACAAAAGGAGATAAAATAGCTGTTTGGACAACTGATTATGAGAACAGAGAAGCAATAACACACATAGG GAGGGTGTATAAGGAGCGGTTAGGTATCCCTATGAAGATGACCATTGGCTATCAGTCTCATGCTGACACTGCCACTAAGAGTGGCTCAACTACCAAGAACAAGTTTGTGGTCTGA